A region of the Candidatus Uhrbacteria bacterium genome:
TGGTTGCCAAAGCCAAAGCACTAAGAATCAAAGCCCCTCTTTATGGAGGGGCTTTTGTATTGACGGCTGAGGAAATCCATGGAACGGGGTAGATATGGACTTCCGAAAAATACGCGGACAAAGCGGGGAGTCGATCGCCTTGGCTTATCTGGAGGAGCGGGGATTCCGGCTTATCGAGCGCAATTGGAATTGCCGGCTTGGCGAGATTGATTTGATTGTCGAGCGGGGCGGGGAGACAAGGTTTATCGAAGTAAAATTACGAAGGACGATGGAATATGGCTACCCAGAGGCGTCGATTACGAGGACGAAATTAAGGCATTTAAGTCGGGCTATTGAGTGCTGGATGAAAGCGCAGGCTAACCCGCCAATTTGCTATCAGGCCGACGCTATCGCTATATTTGCGCCTCTAGGTGAGACGCCTACGATTACTTGGATTGAGGGTATATATTGAAAGTAGCTAATATTAGCCAAATACTAGTTTGTACTGATTGACAAAATCTCATTTTTTTGTTATGCTACGACGTTCGATTACCCATATATCCTTATTACTATGACTATCGTCATGATCGGCCAAAAGGGCTTGCCGGCTCGTTCCGGCGGTATCGAGCGCCACGTAGAAGTACTGGCGCGCGGACTTGTATCACGCGGACATCGCGTGGTCGTTTTTGGACGTGCTTGGTATGTGGGTGGAAGCCGCGCCCCGG
Encoded here:
- a CDS encoding YraN family protein — translated: MDFRKIRGQSGESIALAYLEERGFRLIERNWNCRLGEIDLIVERGGETRFIEVKLRRTMEYGYPEASITRTKLRHLSRAIECWMKAQANPPICYQADAIAIFAPLGETPTITWIEGIY